In Natrinema amylolyticum, the following are encoded in one genomic region:
- a CDS encoding metal-dependent hydrolase has translation MLPPGHVAVGYLAFSLLRRAWHGDVPSDVSIPWLVVGSQVPDLIDKPLAWSFGILSSSRSLAHSLLFAVPLVLLVDHWLRRRNRSAAGEGFAVGYLSHLATDAIPALRDGPEWVTFLVWPLLAPPQYASRPPLWPPSVYFSSAELAVGIAVAVLWIADGLPGLGYAQSVRNRLLNR, from the coding sequence ATGTTGCCACCTGGACATGTTGCAGTCGGCTACTTGGCGTTCTCGCTCCTCCGACGGGCGTGGCACGGCGACGTCCCGTCAGATGTGTCGATACCGTGGCTCGTCGTCGGGTCGCAAGTACCGGACTTGATCGATAAACCGCTGGCCTGGTCGTTCGGTATCCTTTCGTCGAGTCGGTCGCTCGCTCACTCACTGCTATTTGCTGTCCCACTCGTGTTACTCGTCGATCACTGGCTCCGACGGCGTAACCGATCAGCCGCCGGCGAAGGGTTCGCCGTCGGGTACCTCTCACATCTCGCTACCGACGCGATACCGGCGCTCCGAGACGGACCCGAATGGGTGACCTTCCTGGTCTGGCCCCTGTTAGCGCCGCCGCAATACGCTTCGCGACCGCCGCTCTGGCCGCCCTCCGTCTACTTCAGTTCGGCCGAACTCGCGGTCGGAATCGCCGTCGCCGTCCTCTGGATCGCCGACGGTCTGCCGGGGCTCGGATACGCTCAGTCCGTGCGCAATCGACTGTTGAACAGGTAA
- a CDS encoding polysaccharide lyase: MTLISFNEQNVLESFSERFHDDHVSIEAGPASESNSESDSTACEVFFPSGSHYGADLSYGLEETEPESMYASYWLYLDETFQPATDGKLPGFAGRYAGTEREGGWGSRVTDGTNGWSARGVFDTPDDDGNIRIGNYVYHVGMDTYGSHAWWDTSLETERWYKIDQYIELNTPGESDGVLQGWVNQNRVYNSDDWHWRDTEDIRIQEFWCNFYHGNTDPAPQDMTAYMDKLHIEDERNQS; the protein is encoded by the coding sequence CCACGATGACCACGTGTCGATCGAAGCGGGCCCCGCGTCCGAATCGAACTCCGAATCCGATTCCACAGCGTGTGAAGTGTTCTTCCCGTCGGGGTCACATTACGGCGCGGACCTCAGTTACGGCCTCGAGGAGACGGAGCCGGAATCGATGTATGCGTCGTACTGGCTGTACCTCGACGAGACGTTCCAGCCGGCGACCGACGGGAAACTCCCCGGGTTCGCCGGACGGTACGCAGGAACGGAGCGGGAAGGTGGGTGGGGGAGTCGGGTGACCGATGGTACGAACGGGTGGTCGGCCCGCGGCGTCTTCGATACGCCGGACGACGACGGAAATATCAGGATCGGAAACTACGTCTACCACGTCGGGATGGACACGTACGGGTCGCACGCGTGGTGGGACACGTCCCTCGAGACGGAACGCTGGTATAAAATCGACCAGTACATCGAGTTGAACACGCCGGGTGAGAGCGACGGTGTGTTGCAAGGGTGGGTCAATCAGAACCGCGTCTACAACAGTGACGACTGGCACTGGCGCGACACGGAGGACATTCGTATTCAGGAGTTCTGGTGCAATTTCTATCACGGGAACACGGACCCCGCACCCCAGGATATGACCGCTTACATGGACAAGTTGCATATCGAAGACGAGCGGAATCAGTCGTAG